The genomic DNA TAACCAATGAAACATTACGATTGCGTGCGCGGATATTTGTCGTTGACGAAGCTTTGTTAACAGTTGAACTATACGCGCAACTCAATCTTGAGAAGTTTCTGCTGAACATTTTTATAACTAGTCAACCTGCAACAGTCGTTCCGACGTATTCGCGATCAGGTATATGCCTGTTTCATTGATGATGGACTCTCTTAATTTGACCTCGAACCGCAATGTCCGTTCGAAAGAGTAAAAACTCCTGCAAGAAGAGACACACGCAACACCGGGTGCGTCGTGCGTATTTTATGTACGCGCGTACTGTTCGATCTTCACGTACGTGTTCACGACACACTTTACGATCATGTATCTCAACGCACATGAAACACGTGTAGGGACGTGAAATATACATAAATTCGTTGGCTAATTTCATACAAAGACATGCTGCTGGACAACATAGAATCTTTTTCTTTGTGCATTTGTTGTTCGGTTGAAAATAATGTTTGGTGCTTTAATCTTACGATCACTACCATCACGAACTTACCTGATAAGGTCCGCAGGTTCATCGGGAGCATCTCAAAAGGCTCGTGCTTTCCAGGCTTATGAAGTAACACAGCTGAACTAGAACACGTCCCAcgtgaaatgaaaattaattgtCACTAAAGATCAGGGAACGGATGTGCACTAACGAAGTTGTGGACTTTGTTCTCGATCACCGTTAAGGCATATAacgttgtgtgtttttgattaAAATGATTCCACTGTTTGAGTGTTCCGCAACGACGAACTTTAACGCTTGGCGGTCAACGGAAGACTGGTGGGATCAGATGAAAATGAATGAACATTTCCGACCCACACCAACCAGCAAACCTACCACAACCGTTCTGAACATGGATAAGTGGTTGTGTGCAacctttcttttcttgttgGAAGCTAAGCGCACGCAACTCGTGCACTACGGAGCACGtattttactttaaaattaaatgaaatgaaaattcaaaagCTATTTTCAAGAAagcataataataatgaatTTTGCGTTGATAAACTGTTGTGCGTATTGCCATTTATTTTAGGTTATTCTGTAGCAACGTGCTTGTCGTCGCATTCAACTAGATTATGTAGCTAACTTTTCGCAATGTTAATTGAACTGTTCGCTTAATATTTTACTTAGGAAAATTGTGAAAGCGTATAATCAAAGCAGCATTTACATAAGAAGACCAACATCTGgttaaaaatcaacaaaagcGCTTAATTTATGTCCGAATGTCGGAAGAGAAATTGGTTTGGTTTAGTAAAATAATGGGCGCAATACGAcctgatgaataaaaaaaatagcaatggGCTTTAAGTGGGCGGGTCCGGTAGCAGAAGCGCTGGCGGCGCCAGTCTACGCATGGTAGGAcaggggatcaaatcccatccagatcgtgtCTCTCCATACGCtgcactgactatccagcttcgGGTAAAGTCAACTGACGgcagccagaaatggcagggcgAAACATTCAAGGATGtagagccaaggaagaagaaaaagacgacGAACATGAAATAACTATTTGTCTGGAAAGGTAGTATGCCTCAGAGtatctcttcttccttgggcaCTACAACTGCGAGacgtctcggcctgccatttatggctttctgtgacttggttttcacccatagcaaagtagtcagccctacgtacggggagacggtctggatgggatttgaaccccggtcctgccgtgtgaagaccggcgccgttatcgcctcggccaccagaccgccccgcTAAGtatgaaatgtcaaatttcaTAGGAGGTTACAATCTacacacaaaagaagaagaagaagaagatgtccGGAAACAAAGATAGATCGCCTTTATATAAAATTATGTAGTCTTGAGCTGCAGCATTCAGCTTAAATACATAAAGGATCGTgcatcaaatctcatctaaGGTTGTCGCTAATAGCGCACGTAGGTAAATAATGCAAGCGCTTTTTTCGCAGGGTTGATCGAGTTGACAAGTCACTGAGAATATCGAGTttataagaaaaaatataGTACGGAGATTAGAGAAACAGCAAGATAATTGCAACATATAGTTGTGAGTATAAGATAGATTTCAATATCACATTATCGACGCACGTAGTTTTGGCGAACTGATGacttttcatcatttttgcaataaaaaggTTTTGAATCACCACTATGGTGTCGTTACAAATACAGTTTCAACGCTTTCTAGAACGATCTAAACTATGTTgattaaaatacaaaaaaacggcATCCAACATATCGATGTATGGTACGTGTAAACATGGCCTATTAAGCTGACGAATAAGATGATGTGTAGTCAgtgcattattttttatttgattgcaTCCGATGTTTGGCAACGCTGATGTCAGTTGCGGAATGTAGGAAACGTCATGACTATGTTTATAAACGAGAGCAACATcggaaaatcaattttggtCAAGGTATATAGATTTAGGAGGTAGAATTATATAgagcaatttgacatttcgcgACTTGACGTTTTTGTTCCGTGGTGAGGTGGAGAAGAAATGGTTGTGGAATGGTAGAAGGTATTGGTGGAGGTattgtttacaaatatttaccctCATAGCTTCTTGTACTTTCGGTTTGCTCGGTTGTGGattgcgtgtttttggtggctttgaagtgataaatattgaatgcccCGTAAACAGTTTACAGTATCATTCAATATAAACGTTCTTACACCGATGATCGATGGAGTCCTTACCTGGATCCAGTGGAGGCAGCACATCATGATACTGATACTTTACGGTCCACgcactggtggtgctggtgctttcaAATCATAGTGAAACTTTCCGAACAATCTGATGGCAGAGAATCGAATTAGTCGTTCGTTGAAACCACAGATGAATGAAGAATAGAGGAAGCATCCATACAATCTACTGGACAACGAATGCATAAAATACTTACCTACGCATAATTGCTAATGCTATCCAGTGAAGCATTATACGCCTGACGGGTACGAAAGATAAGGGTTTCGAGGTGGATGCGGCACAATTCTATCCTATTCCTTGTAATTTATGGTACTTAGCACGAGAATCGAACAGCTTCACTTAATCTACCAGTGTAATTTTATCGAGTGGTATGCCGTAATTCGATACGTCCGATAAGCCTTTGGTAGCTgtatgaagaaaacaacgtcACGCAAATTTCTTTTTAGAGCTGGTAAAGGAACTGTTTATCTTCAGTGCTATGTGCAACGACGATGATAAATGTAGAAACTTGGTTTACTGAACCGAAAAACGatgctttatgtttgtttattttggtagTCCCAAACCATATGATTAAGTAAACAAACTTTGAAGTTTCTCGACCGGCCAAAATCCAAAATGTCTACCtgccaaatcgacaaaaattcaccttctaaatatatACACCTTGATTTTGGTCCACTTTCATCTCATGATTCCTTACGTTCCGGATACGAAAAATATCGTCGCCAGCTGCTGGAAATACGTTAGTGTGGGCTGAACTTGTGACAATTATGAATCAAAAACATTTCCCCATCCATGTGTAATAGCGAAACAGTTTCACGCTGCTTTGGTTCGCACAACTATCGAATTGTAATTTTCAGCAGGTTCATAGCAGAAAGTAAAcaaagtgaaagtgaaaaataaagcccAAAACAAAGTGCATGTGTGGTTTGGTCATTTAACGTATCGAGTGTGTTGTATATAGAAATATGTACGCTGCTATTAGTCTGTAAACTAAAATAAGGATAAGTTTGTGTACCCTCAGATCAGTATGCCAATCATTCGCCCAAACCGCATGGATGATTGTTGGTGCAGATCGTCCTATGCCAGAGTACCAGTGCAGTGTTGTTccagattgttttttttttattagtgcATTGCTTAAACTTATTATTGTGGTGGTATGATAACATTATGCATGGCTCTTTTGACGCTCCACACGACGCTTGCACGCTGGCAGAAGTCAAATAGATAGGCACACATATTTTTTCGAAAAAAAGCGTACAATAATCTAGTAATAACAGAACCTTTAAAAACTAGTGACCTGATACAGATTTTTTTGCAGTAAAATTGGTAAAAGATGCCAAAAAAAGATTATACAATAGCGGACGCCGCAAATAACCGCATAGCTGAAGTGTCGAGCTCCTCAATGTAAACATGTGGTTCGGGCATGCTGCAGATTTTCCACGAGAGAACTGTCAGTTTCGAATTGTCAAATTCGCATGAGAGCGAAAGGGAGAGACGAACACAGAAGAGGCTCGGAAAGAGGGTACAGAGAACACACGGAAACGGGTGGTGTGAGCGAAAACGagaaaaactgaaaaatcCATCAAAAAAGCAGGGACGAAAGGCGATTGAATGGATTAAAAGAAAACGGGAAAAGAAATGaatgttttgtaaaaaaaataaccgTTTTAGGGCTGTGTTACGCCGCGTGTTGAAGTGTGAACGGAACATGTCCGGAATGTTCGCCAAATGCTACGCTACATAAAGGATAAAGCAATGCTTTGCGAATAGTGGCTACAAGGATTCTGtctctgttgttgttgctgttgtccgATTGCGCCTCTTCTGCAGACGTCGGATCCTTCGCAAATTGTATGTTATATGGTTAACTTCCATTCAGGACCCCGCTGCTCAGGCAGTCGCAGCGCAGTTATCAGAATATATCTGCTTCACTAGCATTGGGGGTATAAAACTACGGCTAAACATCCATCGTGTGACAACAACACCATTGCGGTAAGGGCTAACGAAGCACCAGCGCCAGTCGGATTCCTCACTCGCTGTTGAAGCTTGAACTGTCGCCAACAGCAGCCGACCAAACACAttacaagcaaaaaaacgtAAGGATGTCCGTCAAATGTTGATTTGTGCTGCATGTTTAGCAGACAACGAGGAATCTAACCATAGTCGTTTATCAGTTCAAGAAAACGCTGAAAACAGGTTTTGGATCTGTTCATCCAGGATGCTCAAGGACGAACCAGAATGGTTTATGAATGTGGCATATCTCGTAATGCTAATGAATTGTTGAAACTACATTGTAAACTGCTCGCCAAATGAAGAACCTCAATACGTCTTCCCATGGGAACAAAAGTGAATATGAAAGTTTGTGTTTGTATCAAAGGTTTACTTCGAAGCACATGGTTTACATGACGCATATCGAGCCTTGGGCTTATCATgaaatgatgtttttttttgtagacaATACGAAATGTAATATTTGGCCGTGGTTCTAAAATCACTTGACCGGCAACACTGCTATCATTTAAACCCCAAAATCTAACTAAGCGTTCGTTTCTTTGCAGATTTCTTATGTAAGCAGTTCAATGTAGAATACAAAAAGGTTTGCACTGTAGAGTTGTGTCCAAAGAGTGCGATTCCCTCAATCGTTATCTGGGTGAATGTATCAACAAGCGGTACCGGTCTGTGGTGGCAATAAGCACAATGCAAAAGTTAGAAACAACAGCATGCCAAGAAGCCGACGTAAGTATACCTGGACATTAGTGTGTAATGCAACATGCGCGGAACAAGCgtgtaaaaaaataactaatATTATTGTCCTTGTTATTGGTTGTAGTTCATGCTGAATGATGCTTACTGCAAGCTGAGAAAGTCTCCTGCGCGGCAATCGTCGTTGCTCATAGATCCTGCACCGCAGTATCCGAATCTTCCCAGCCCCTTACTTAACGACAGCACGCCACTGTTTAACACATCGTCCGAAGGCAATAGTCCTAGTCCCGCATCACCATCAACTACCTTCACCTCACTTAGCGCCGGCCATCACACCACGTCGCCGCCGGCAACATTACTAGCCTCGCCTTCACCATCATCCTCGCCAAACAgtaggacgacgacgaccacaaTCACACCAACTATAACGGCGGAAAACACGTTGAAATCCTTGTCCACATCTTCGGCTAAGCTTAATCATCATCACGTGGAAAAGCGGTTGGCAAGCGATTCGTCCTGCTATGGAAGTCCTTCCAAGAAGACGAAACTCTCTCCCACGTCGTCAACATCAACATTGTTTTCCTCAACATCTTCAGCTTCTTTTCACGTGTTGGCTCCGTCGCCGTCTTCGTCTTCCGTCCTATatcgtcatcaccatcatcaccacaacAGTGGAGGAGATGCAGGAAGTGGAGGAAGCAATATTGGTGGCAATGGTGGTACTCTGCCTAGCTTAGTACTGCCACAAAATCAAAGGCTTGTCGATAGTCATTTGTGCTTCTCGTCGGCTTCAAGTGGCAGCACCGGGCACGGTGGGACAAACGAGAGTTTAAACATACATGACAAGCTCAGGGAATTGTTTTTGGAGTTGCTCGTGGAGGGTTCGAGCGACAGTGACAGACTTAGTTTAAGGAATACATCTTTTCTCTTGGAAAAGCTTATCCTGCGCGAACAGCTCAATACCTTGATAGTGAACCTCTACCCTGGCAACAAAGGATACTCGCTTGCATTTCGAATAGGATCGCAAGAGGACGGGGGAAGAAATGTATGTAATCAATTCTATATTATTAAAACTAATTGCATTATTTCGCTAACGTCCTAAAATTTATCTAAATTTCATGATggttgttttccgttttagGTTTCAAAAATTGGACCGTCTGCAAATCTGACAGTCTTTTCGACAATGGGCACAGGTGTTGGCCCACCGTCCGTTTCCGGCAATGATTCACTGACGGTAAATGCTAGTGATCTCAATAGTGAAAATCTGCAGGAAACTATACGATGGCCATATGAGGAAGAAGATTTGTTAGACTCTATCGATCGAGAAGAACTACCGTTGGTGTTAGTGGACATCCTTGAGAATAAGTGTCCTGCGCTGTTCTACTGCGGTTGTGTAGTTGCGGAGGTACGCGACTATCGGCAATCGTTTCCTATTTTTACCTGTGATACTTTCCACGTGTTACTGAAACCCACCAATCAGGTGAGCGAATTCTTGCACTTAAATACCTAGTCAGTTTGCTGATGAGTTTTGCATTTTAGACCTTGTTGGCCGACGTGAATATTCTAACAGCGGAGGGAGAGTGGAGTCCTGAAGACAAGCTGGCGCTTGAGAGTCAGCTCGTGCTGGCAACTGCCGAACCGCTTTGCCTCGATCCAAATCCGGCGGTCGGCATGATGTCCATAAACCAGTATCATCGAAGGCAACTGCTCAACACAGCTACTATTCGGCGTCAGGCAAAGAAGTTCTCCCAGATTGCTGTTAATCGCAAGAGGAAAACCGACCAATTTACACACAACTTTGGGCTGGAATTAAGCGACTTTATCAACAAATACCGGGCACGTCCGCCGCGTCAACAAAGCGTTAGGCGTGGTGTGGTCAGTTTCACTCTACCTAAGAAGCCGTCCGAAGTGGTGCCAACGGTAAACTTGCCCAATCTGGAGCTACCCGAACTATCGATACCCTCTGAAGTGAACGTGGAAAAGTACGCCCGCAAGTATGAAGCTCCCAAGGAGAGTCGCGACTGCATACCGCAATTGATTGAAGAGTACATTCTGGAAACGGACCGTGTCGTAAATCGGGGCGATACACGAGTGTACCATATTAAGCTTTCCATTTTTCAACGACCATCGAATTCGGAATATCTTGGCGAATTGTACGTTGATCGAGATTATCGTGAGAATGAACGAAATGGCGAAGCTTGTCAATTTTCTTTAGGAACAAGAGCGCACGCCCACCGCTACATTCAACAGTTTACGGAAATTTTTACcgaggaaggaagaaaatcgGTCAAAATTACACATCTGGTTCCGGGACAGGTTCCCAAAGTGCTGCACACAGCCGGTATGCGAGAACAGAACGTTCAGCAACAACagttacaacaacaacaattacaacaacagcagcagcaacaacaacatcaacaacaactgcagaaccaacaacagcacttgcaacaacagcaacaacaacatcatcaacaacagatacagcaacaacaaacattgGTGCAACAACAAATATCTCAGATTCAGCAACGGCTACAATCTCATCCAACACAAGCACTGCTTACGCGGTTGCAAGCGACAAATCCTGCTTTGGCGTCACAAATTGCGACGGCCACGGGTGTTAATGGTAACATCACATTGAATGCAACGAATCCAAATACACTACCTGGTAATCAAACACAACAGGCGCATGCGATATTGACCACATCGCAGTCAGCTGTTCATCAGAGTTTATCCCAGCAGCAGCTTATATCGACCTCATCTACTGGTCCCAACATCTTAAGCATCGGACCGACGGCTTCAGCTACACAGCCACAACAGTCTCCCGTCCAGCAGTCAACGCAAACGCAGATCCATATTCAACCACAGCATCTGATAGCTTGTTCgggccaccagcagcaactgtTCAACACAAATTCCTGCGATTCAAGCAATGCTACGACTAGCATCGTAGGCACTGGCGCAGGAACGACATCAAGCAACGTAACGGCTTCGCAAGGAACGACGATTACGCTGCAAACACAGTCATcaacacagcagcaacagcagatcCAACAGAGTCAACCACCACAGCAAACATTGAGCCTAAGCAACGGATCACTGCTGCTCGTGCAACCTTCTGGACAAATATCGAACCTAACGATGACCACTAACGCTGCAGGACAGCAGCAACTATTGGCAACAGCTACTGGAGCTGGAGCTGTTGGCAACACGGTCGGCAATGCGGTTACCGGCGCACAAAGCTTCACCTTTGCCTCAGGAGGGCAAACGGCCACAATTATAAATCAGACCGCAGCGCGAACCTTGGGAAATACCGTTCCGCTACTCGTACGTCTCGacaacaccaaggtatcgcgTGATGCAACGGGGAATTTGATATCAACTATTGCAAACCAGACAACTCCTTCTGGACAAGTACAACTGCaagcgcaacaacaaaatgtgGTACCAATTcaaccgcaacaacagctgatgcagcagcagcagcaacaacagcaacagcaacaacaacagcaacagcaacagcaacagcaacagcaacagcaacagcaacaacaaccacagcagcagcagcaacaaccacagcagccgcaacagcagcagcaacagcagcagcagcaaccgcagcaaccgcagcaacagcagcaacagcagcaacagcaacagcagcagcagcagcagcagcaacaacagcagcagcaacagcaacaacagcagcaacagcagcaacagcagcaacagcagcagcaacagcagcaacagcagcaacagcagcaacagcagcaacagcagcaacagcagcaacagcagcaacagcatcagcaacaacaacaacaacaacaacaacaacaacaacaacaacagcagctgcagcaagcacaacagcaaccgcaacagcaaccacaacaacaacaacaaccgcaaCAAGCACAGCAGTTGCAGAATCCAGCTGCGTCGATTCACACAACAAATCCGGAGATAAAGGCTATTGCTATAAGCATTATGAACTCAGCTAATCAGTTCACGAaccgacagcagcaacaacaatccaGCACGAAGTCAAATAGCAATGCAGCTATTCTCAGTCTTCTCAACAGTGCGCCGGCAGCGATGACCAATTCACCGGTCCTAAGTAGTAGTCTTACGCTTCCAGCTGGGAAAATACTGAAtgagctgcagcagcaacaacaacaacaacaacagcagcagcaacaacaaagccagcaacaacaacaacaacaacaacagcagcagcagcaacaacaaagccagcaacaacagcaacaaccacacacaaTCCACCATCTTCAAGCAGCAGGGGGGGGTACAGCTACAACTATAAGCGGGAGCGCTGCAGCGGCCCTGTTCAACAGTGTAGGAGGGCGAAAGATAAGTATTCAACAAGCACAGACGAACCAAAACCGTATTCTCAACCATGCCAATCTAATCACCGTCAGCGGTGGCGCTGGCACTAACAATCATCAAACACAAATCATCAATATTCAAGCAGGCGatttgcaacaacagcaacatcaaccaGGACAAACGTCGACTCAATCAGtttcgcagcaacagcaacagcaatcgCAGCAGCCAGGAAATATTCGCGTTACTATGTCCGCGCTCGCTACACAACTAGCATCACCGCCCGCCATTCTAACCACCTCTAACCTGCCACAGAGTTTCAATGTTGCTGCCGCAGTTGGTGCTACATCGGCTGGCAATGTTTCTGGCACCGCCGTTTCGACGGCGACGGCGAACGTAGGCTCGTTTAGCGGTGGTACACCATTATCATCAGCGGGAAGCAAGCTTATTATCAATAACGCAAATCAGCGTATACTGAACATCAATTCCAACCCCGGAACATCGACTTCAACGGCGGCCGTCGTTGCTGCCGCTATCGGTGGAGCAATTCGACGAGTTAGTGCAACGGGGAACCCTAGCGCTGCTGATGGAATACAGATGCAGATTCAGGGACTCACTGCTTCGCAGAGCACAGGCAATCTTTCTACGGGTGCAAACGTTAGCAATATTGCTGGCATCACTTCGGACAGTGCATTGCGACGCACAATGGTATCGGAACAGCTACAGATACAGAGCATAGCTTCGCCTGGCAGTGATCACTCCAACGCGTCGTCAGTTTCTCTAGCTAGCAATGGAGGTGGCGGTAGTGGAAGCGGTACTGCAGGAACACTAAACGGTGCCAACGCAAACAACATCATCTTCAATAACATGTCCGGTTTAACGGCTTTGCTTGCGAATACGGCCACTTCTGCTGTAGCACAACCTTCACTAGCTACCAGTATCGGTGGCAGTAGCGATGGAACGATACAGAACTCGATGTCTGTAGTCGGAGCATCGGCCGTCGTTGGCCTAGGAGGAGTATCGAACAGTGCAAATAGCAGCACCAATTTACCcagtagcaacagcaactCTACCGTGTGTGGCAATAATAACACAAACTCAGCATTAATCGAAAGACTGACTTCATCTAGTAGCATAAATCTATCTAATAATAGTAACCTGCCAGCAGCGAGTCCCGGACTGCAATTTACCATACCTTCGCCAAAAACGCCTCAGCAGCAATCTCAAGCGCATATACAGATACAATCACCTGCTGGATCGATATCGCCTCTCTCTAGTCCGCCGCCCCAGGTCACCATCCATCCGCAGCACCATCAAACCCAGCAAGCGCAGCACAGCCAGACGCAGGCTCAAGCCGGTCATCAACCGCAACAACCTACAACGGTCAATTTGCAAGGATTAAACTTTGCCAGCCTACACGGTGCGATGACTTCCATCCCCGGATTGCAAAACGTACAGGTAAGCTTACGCCAGCCTATTGTTGTAAACGAATCGAGGAATGAATAGAACCTTGAGCAATAGTCTTTGTATCATACATACATTAGAAGTTATAGAATTCTGGAATATGAAGTTGTTAAGTTGTTATATTAGAACGAATTTCAATCATCGTTATATTGGAGAGTGAGAGGGCTCGTTTCGATTaactactttttttttgcttcgccaATTACAGGTACAAATTCCAGGACTTGCGCAGCCCATTTCTTTATCCCTTTCCTCTACGCCATCCGGGGGATCTACAGGCGTGCTCAACAACACGGCGGCAAACAACGCAAACCAGACAACCAGTTTACTAGTATCAGTCCCAGTAACCAACACGACGCAAGTTGTGAATACCATTAACGCCAGTGGCACTGGCAATATACTGTCCGGTAACTCTCAAACGACTCAAACAGTTGTTCTCACGAATCCACAGACGAGTGGATCTAGCTTGCTTTCTCTTCCAATTGGTAATTTAAAAGAAAGACAAAAAGGGTTTCGTTAGTACACACTCAATGGTTATAATTGTTTCAGCTCAAATTGTGACATCCGGCATGAAAGGACTTGGTCAGCAGAGTATACGAACCGGCACACCGTTAACTGTAAATGCCGGTCAACCTGGACAACAGATTCAGCTACTTAACATTAGCCAACGTCCCCGAGCCGGACAGTTGCCCGTAGTGAGCTGCTCGGGAACAACACCGATAACGGCCAAACAGCTGGCAGCGCGTGTGGTTCAGCATCGACAGCAAATGGCTTCGGCAGGCGGATCCACATTGAAAATAGCAACTCCGATTTCTGGTGAGTAAATAAAACCTGTTTTTCGAATGCTGAACGACGAATGCAAGGATTTGGAACAATACAATGGCATCGTGTGCGTGGCCTTTTTAGGATCGCATAATGCAGGGCAGCTGGGCAATAACTTAAACGTGACCTCTAATACCACGACGAATCAGCTGATAATGAGTACCAAGCAGCTGCAGCTAaagcttcagcagcagcaggtgcagcaacagcagcagcaacaacagacaCAACAGATAATTGCAGCAACTAGTAGCCAGCCACAGCCAGGTACGACCCAAATTCATattcaacaacaaccacaacaagcGTCACAATTGTTGCAACAGCAAGCACAACCGCAAGCTACTCAGCAAATCAACATTATTAACAACACGGTGATGACTCCATTGTCGCTATCTAGCCCGGTTTCAGTGACAAATGCGGTGGTTTCCCAATCCACAGGCCATCAGAACGTAAATGCTATAaccgcagcaactgcaacCGCGAAGCACCGGCGAAGATCGGCTGCTGAAATGAACAAGTAGTGGAAGAAAATGATAATAGATTTGAACTTTTAGCACTGAGGCAGTCATCGGTGGCAATAGTCCAGGGCGTAAGCGCTATTACCACAAGTTGTCCGTCGTATCGCGACGATTATTACTATTTTGTAGCTGTGCAGTGAGTTGGTTGGTTAGTTGGCATGGTTTTAGCTGCTGTCGCTGTGTCTGATCAAGCGTCCGGCGACGAACAGGAAATGACACATAAATGTACGTGCTACAATTAAAGCCGCCGTAGGTGTAGTGCGcaaaaattgtaaagaaaacTTGCACATGGCTTACCGAAATGATACTGAACTTTGTTACGGTGCCCGCAACAGTGTAACCCTGACGCGGTACGCTGCTGCGCGACTGTGCAAAATGGACAGCACGCTTCCCACTGCGAGATTCGGCATTGGAGTGTGCTCTACTgtacctttttatttttaataca from Anopheles stephensi strain Indian chromosome 2, UCI_ANSTEP_V1.0, whole genome shotgun sequence includes the following:
- the LOC118503335 gene encoding uncharacterized protein LOC118503335; the protein is MQKLETTACQEADFMLNDAYCKLRKSPARQSSLLIDPAPQYPNLPSPLLNDSTPLFNTSSEGNSPSPASPSTTFTSLSAGHHTTSPPATLLASPSPSSSPNSRTTTTTITPTITAENTLKSLSTSSAKLNHHHVEKRLASDSSCYGSPSKKTKLSPTSSTSTLFSSTSSASFHVLAPSPSSSSVLYRHHHHHHNSGGDAGSGGSNIGGNGGTLPSLVLPQNQRLVDSHLCFSSASSGSTGHGGTNESLNIHDKLRELFLELLVEGSSDSDRLSLRNTSFLLEKLILREQLNTLIVNLYPGNKGYSLAFRIGSQEDGGRNVSKIGPSANLTVFSTMGTGVGPPSVSGNDSLTVNASDLNSENLQETIRWPYEEEDLLDSIDREELPLVLVDILENKCPALFYCGCVVAEVRDYRQSFPIFTCDTFHVLLKPTNQTLLADVNILTAEGEWSPEDKLALESQLVLATAEPLCLDPNPAVGMMSINQYHRRQLLNTATIRRQAKKFSQIAVNRKRKTDQFTHNFGLELSDFINKYRARPPRQQSVRRGVVSFTLPKKPSEVVPTVNLPNLELPELSIPSEVNVEKYARKYEAPKESRDCIPQLIEEYILETDRVVNRGDTRVYHIKLSIFQRPSNSEYLGELYVDRDYRENERNGEACQFSLGTRAHAHRYIQQFTEIFTEEGRKSVKITHLVPGQVPKVLHTAGMREQNVQQQQLQQQQLQQQQQQQQHQQQLQNQQQHLQQQQQQHHQQQIQQQQTLVQQQISQIQQRLQSHPTQALLTRLQATNPALASQIATATGVNGNITLNATNPNTLPGNQTQQAHAILTTSQSAVHQSLSQQQLISTSSTGPNILSIGPTASATQPQQSPVQQSTQTQIHIQPQHLIACSGHQQQLFNTNSCDSSNATTSIVGTGAGTTSSNVTASQGTTITLQTQSSTQQQQQIQQSQPPQQTLSLSNGSLLLVQPSGQISNLTMTTNAAGQQQLLATATGAGAVGNTVGNAVTGAQSFTFASGGQTATIINQTAARTLGNTVPLLVRLDNTKVSRDATGNLISTIANQTTPSGQVQLQAQQQNVVPIQPQQQLMQQQQQQQQQQQQQQQQQQQQQQQQQQQQPQQQQQQPQQPQQQQQQQQQQPQQPQQQQQQQQQQQQQQQQQQQQQQQQQQQQQQQQQQQQQQQQQQQQQQQQQQQQQQQQQQQQQHQQQQQQQQQQQQQQQQLQQAQQQPQQQPQQQQQPQQAQQLQNPAASIHTTNPEIKAIAISIMNSANQFTNRQQQQQSSTKSNSNAAILSLLNSAPAAMTNSPVLSSSLTLPAGKILNELQQQQQQQQQQQQQQSQQQQQQQQQQQQQQQSQQQQQQPHTIHHLQAAGGGTATTISGSAAAALFNSVGGRKISIQQAQTNQNRILNHANLITVSGGAGTNNHQTQIINIQAGDLQQQQHQPGQTSTQSVSQQQQQQSQQPGNIRVTMSALATQLASPPAILTTSNLPQSFNVAAAVGATSAGNVSGTAVSTATANVGSFSGGTPLSSAGSKLIINNANQRILNINSNPGTSTSTAAVVAAAIGGAIRRVSATGNPSAADGIQMQIQGLTASQSTGNLSTGANVSNIAGITSDSALRRTMVSEQLQIQSIASPGSDHSNASSVSLASNGGGGSGSGTAGTLNGANANNIIFNNMSGLTALLANTATSAVAQPSLATSIGGSSDGTIQNSMSVVGASAVVGLGGVSNSANSSTNLPSSNSNSTVCGNNNTNSALIERLTSSSSINLSNNSNLPAASPGLQFTIPSPKTPQQQSQAHIQIQSPAGSISPLSSPPPQVTIHPQHHQTQQAQHSQTQAQAGHQPQQPTTVNLQGLNFASLHGAMTSIPGLQNVQVQIPGLAQPISLSLSSTPSGGSTGVLNNTAANNANQTTSLLVSVPVTNTTQVVNTINASGTGNILSGNSQTTQTVVLTNPQTSGSSLLSLPIAQIVTSGMKGLGQQSIRTGTPLTVNAGQPGQQIQLLNISQRPRAGQLPVVSCSGTTPITAKQLAARVVQHRQQMASAGGSTLKIATPISGSHNAGQLGNNLNVTSNTTTNQLIMSTKQLQLKLQQQQVQQQQQQQQTQQIIAATSSQPQPGTTQIHIQQQPQQASQLLQQQAQPQATQQINIINNTVMTPLSLSSPVSVTNAVVSQSTGHQNVNAITAATATAKHRRRSAAEMNK